One genomic segment of Virgibacillus doumboii includes these proteins:
- a CDS encoding demethylmenaquinone methyltransferase produces MHQRSKEERVHHVFEKIYDNYDSMNSIISFQRHKAWRKDVMKRMNVTSGSRALDVCCGTGDWSIALAEEVGSSGEVVGLDFSRNMLSVAEQKNETLNYNQLQFMQGNAMKLPFEENSFDYVTIGFGLRNVPDYMNVLKEMYRVVKPGGKVVCLETSQPTMIGFRQGYYFYFRFIMPLLGRLFARSYKEYAWLHDSAKSFPDKNELRQMFLSAGFSHVQIKSYTGGVAAMHMATKQSQ; encoded by the coding sequence ATGCATCAACGATCTAAAGAGGAACGTGTTCATCACGTTTTTGAAAAAATCTATGACAATTATGACTCCATGAACTCGATAATCTCTTTTCAACGGCATAAGGCATGGCGGAAAGATGTGATGAAACGTATGAATGTTACCAGCGGTTCAAGGGCGCTTGACGTATGCTGTGGTACCGGAGATTGGTCTATCGCTCTCGCAGAAGAAGTTGGAAGCAGCGGTGAAGTTGTCGGCCTTGATTTTAGCCGCAATATGCTATCTGTAGCTGAACAAAAAAATGAAACCCTAAACTACAATCAACTTCAATTCATGCAAGGTAATGCAATGAAACTGCCATTTGAAGAGAATTCCTTCGACTATGTAACAATTGGATTTGGTTTGCGCAATGTGCCTGATTACATGAATGTGTTAAAAGAAATGTACCGTGTAGTAAAGCCCGGTGGAAAAGTAGTATGTCTTGAGACATCCCAGCCAACAATGATCGGATTTCGGCAGGGGTACTATTTTTATTTTCGCTTTATTATGCCTTTATTAGGCCGGTTGTTCGCAAGGAGTTACAAAGAATATGCGTGGCTGCATGACTCAGCAAAAAGTTTCCCGGATAAAAATGAACTGAGACAGATGTTTCTGTCTGCAGGCTTTTCGCATGTTCAAATAAAGAGCTATACCGGTGGAGTTGCCGCCATGCATATGGCCACAAAACAATCACAATAA
- the hepT gene encoding heptaprenyl diphosphate synthase component II, whose protein sequence is MKLTKTYGHLKKELDIIEDALNDAIQADHAILREASTQLLQAGGKRIRPVFVLLSGQFGNYDIDRIKKVAVSLELIHMASLVHDDVIDDAELRRGKPTIKQLYGNRVAMYTGDYILASALEHITTLTKPSAHRVLSNTMVQLTLGEIEQIKDKYNWDQNLRNYLRRIKRKTALLIATSCKLGAIATDVPERDAERLFEYGYYIGMSYQIIDDILDFTASESELGKPAGNDLLQGNITLPVLFAMKEEQFNQLLRKTFADPDNVSKEEMNHLIEQLIQTNAIEASYKVSDHYLEKALRSLDSIPNNKPKQTLQSIAKYIGKRRS, encoded by the coding sequence ATGAAATTAACGAAAACATACGGACATTTAAAAAAAGAATTGGATATAATTGAAGACGCCTTAAATGACGCTATTCAGGCAGACCATGCTATTTTGCGGGAAGCATCGACTCAATTGCTGCAGGCTGGGGGGAAGCGAATTCGCCCTGTTTTTGTTTTGTTAAGCGGACAATTCGGGAACTATGATATTGATCGAATCAAAAAAGTGGCGGTCTCACTTGAATTAATACATATGGCGTCATTGGTCCACGACGATGTAATTGATGACGCTGAATTGCGGAGAGGCAAACCAACCATTAAACAATTGTATGGAAACAGGGTTGCTATGTACACAGGTGATTACATATTGGCCAGTGCCCTTGAACATATAACAACGCTGACAAAACCATCTGCTCATCGTGTACTCTCTAATACAATGGTTCAGTTAACTTTAGGTGAAATTGAGCAAATTAAAGATAAATATAATTGGGATCAGAATTTGCGTAATTATTTACGAAGAATCAAAAGAAAAACTGCTTTGCTGATTGCAACCAGCTGTAAATTAGGTGCAATTGCCACTGATGTTCCGGAAAGGGATGCTGAAAGGCTGTTTGAATACGGATATTACATTGGGATGTCCTATCAGATTATCGATGATATTCTTGATTTTACTGCCTCCGAGAGCGAACTTGGTAAACCGGCCGGGAATGATCTTCTGCAAGGAAATATTACATTGCCAGTGCTGTTTGCCATGAAAGAGGAACAGTTTAACCAATTATTACGAAAAACTTTTGCCGATCCTGATAATGTTTCCAAAGAAGAAATGAATCACTTAATTGAACAATTGATACAGACAAATGCAATTGAAGCGTCATATAAAGTAAGTGATCATTACCTGGAAAAAGCTTTGCGGTCATTGGATTCGATTCCCAATAATAAGCCGAAGCAAACGTTGCAGAGTATAGCTAAATATATCGGTAAAAGACGTTCATGA
- the ndk gene encoding nucleoside-diphosphate kinase, whose protein sequence is MEKTFLMVKPDGVQRNLVGEIVNRFERKGFKLVGAKLMQISNDLSENHYGEHKERPFFGELVEFITSGPVFAMVWEGENVIATARDMMGKTNPLEAAAGTIRGDYGMTVGKNVIHGSDSPESAEREINLFFDNNDILSYSKQDTSWIY, encoded by the coding sequence ATGGAAAAAACATTTTTAATGGTAAAACCAGACGGTGTTCAACGTAATCTTGTAGGAGAAATTGTAAACCGTTTTGAAAGAAAAGGATTTAAATTAGTTGGTGCTAAGCTTATGCAAATTTCCAATGACCTTTCAGAGAATCATTATGGTGAACATAAAGAAAGACCATTTTTTGGTGAATTAGTGGAGTTTATTACTTCCGGACCAGTATTTGCTATGGTGTGGGAAGGTGAAAATGTTATTGCAACTGCCCGCGACATGATGGGTAAGACAAACCCACTTGAGGCTGCAGCAGGAACAATTCGTGGCGACTACGGCATGACTGTTGGAAAGAACGTAATCCATGGATCTGATTCACCTGAAAGTGCAGAAAGAGAAATCAATTTATTTTTTGATAACAATGACATTTTGTCTTATTCAAAACAGGATACTTCCTGGATTTACTAA
- a CDS encoding CheR family methyltransferase, translating into MSEEYLEFVTNIKRKLGIDLTLYKEAQMKRRLTSLRNKRGYPSFNHYFSEIISNDILLKEFLDRITINVSEFYRNPKRWEVLKNAILPELVNKREKLFIWSAACSAGEEPYSIALLIKHHLPNAEFQVLATDIDENVLEKAKLGVYTEQSLKELPEILKHKYFTYGQGLYHLSNEIKRHVRFRKHNLLADKYPKAVDLILCRNVLIYFTDQAKDRIYHHFSKSLRHNGVLFVGSTEQIFSPNKYNLSLADTFFYKKDIV; encoded by the coding sequence ATGTCTGAGGAGTATTTGGAATTCGTCACGAATATTAAGCGAAAATTGGGGATTGATTTAACGCTGTACAAGGAAGCGCAGATGAAGCGCCGACTAACTTCATTACGAAATAAACGCGGCTACCCCAGCTTTAATCATTACTTTTCCGAGATTATTAGCAATGACATACTTCTTAAGGAGTTTTTGGATCGGATAACGATTAACGTGTCTGAATTCTACCGTAATCCAAAAAGGTGGGAAGTATTAAAAAATGCTATTCTTCCTGAATTAGTCAATAAAAGGGAGAAGCTTTTTATTTGGAGTGCAGCATGCTCTGCAGGTGAAGAACCATACAGCATTGCCCTGTTGATTAAACATCATCTTCCGAATGCCGAATTTCAGGTTTTAGCAACAGATATTGATGAAAATGTACTCGAAAAGGCTAAACTGGGTGTATATACGGAACAATCACTTAAAGAGCTGCCAGAAATATTAAAACATAAATATTTTACTTATGGACAAGGCTTATATCATTTAAGTAATGAGATTAAGAGGCATGTCCGTTTCAGAAAACATAATTTACTTGCAGATAAATATCCAAAGGCAGTTGACTTAATTTTATGCCGCAATGTGCTGATCTATTTTACCGATCAGGCAAAGGATCGAATATACCATCATTTTTCCAAGTCTTTAAGGCATAATGGTGTATTGTTTGTTGGCAGTACCGAGCAAATATTCAGTCCAAACAAATACAACTTATCACTCGCAGATACATTTTTTTATAAGAAGGATATTGTATAA
- the aroC gene encoding chorismate synthase has product MRYLTAGESHGKQLTTIIEGIPSNMPLVKDDINESLLRRQKGHGRGKRMQIEKDLVEITSGIRHGYTLGSPISLVIHNNDFKHWVDIMGEDPFEEDKKIRRTISRPRPGHADLNGALKYGHRDMRNVLERSSARETAARVAAGSVAKTLLKHLGIEVSGYVKEIAGIVAKENSELTMDERKTVSEESPVRTLDKDVEQQMMDAIDQAKKDGDSIGGVVEVYVEGMPAGIGSYVHYDRKLDSRIAGGVVSINAFKGVEFGLGFEAARKNGSQVHDEIAWDDDKGYYRKTNRLGGFEGGMTTGMPIVVKGVMKPIPTLYKPLKSVDIETKETFTASIERSDSCAVPAASVVMEHVVAFELAKAITEQFPNDQFPKLQEAIKAYREEIRSF; this is encoded by the coding sequence ATGCGGTATTTAACAGCAGGTGAATCACACGGTAAACAGTTAACAACAATTATTGAGGGAATTCCATCAAATATGCCGCTTGTTAAGGATGATATTAATGAATCATTGCTTCGCAGGCAAAAAGGTCATGGACGTGGAAAAAGAATGCAAATAGAAAAGGACCTTGTGGAGATAACAAGTGGCATCCGTCACGGTTATACACTGGGGTCACCCATTTCACTCGTCATACATAATAACGATTTTAAACATTGGGTGGATATTATGGGAGAAGACCCATTTGAGGAAGATAAAAAAATCAGACGGACAATTTCCCGTCCCAGACCAGGTCATGCGGATTTAAACGGTGCATTAAAGTATGGACATCGTGACATGAGGAATGTTCTGGAACGTTCATCAGCACGTGAAACCGCTGCAAGGGTTGCTGCAGGGTCAGTAGCCAAAACGCTTCTTAAACATTTAGGAATAGAAGTTTCTGGATATGTTAAGGAAATTGCCGGAATTGTGGCCAAAGAAAATTCTGAATTAACAATGGATGAACGAAAAACTGTTTCCGAGGAATCACCTGTCCGTACATTGGATAAAGATGTTGAGCAGCAAATGATGGATGCAATTGACCAAGCCAAAAAAGATGGTGATTCAATCGGTGGTGTTGTCGAGGTATATGTTGAGGGAATGCCAGCCGGTATAGGTTCCTATGTACACTATGACCGGAAGCTGGACAGTAGAATTGCCGGGGGTGTAGTCAGTATTAACGCCTTTAAAGGGGTTGAGTTTGGACTTGGATTTGAGGCGGCGCGGAAAAATGGCAGTCAGGTACATGACGAGATTGCCTGGGATGATGATAAAGGGTATTATCGAAAAACCAACCGCCTTGGTGGATTTGAAGGGGGAATGACAACCGGTATGCCTATCGTTGTCAAAGGGGTAATGAAACCAATCCCCACACTGTATAAACCACTAAAAAGTGTTGATATCGAAACAAAAGAGACTTTTACCGCCAGTATTGAAAGATCGGATTCCTGTGCGGTACCTGCTGCTTCCGTTGTGATGGAACATGTAGTTGCCTTTGAACTTGCTAAAGCAATTACGGAACAATTTCCAAATGACCAGTTCCCGAAATTACAAGAAGCAATTAAAGCATATCGCGAAGAAATAAGGAGCTTTTAA
- the aroB gene encoding 3-dehydroquinate synthase, protein MKVTKVVSSSNIYNVYVGEKLRNELEQFLPKKYTSVFIVTDEIVANYYLEDVKSSLSNSNVISSVIPHGEKTKNIDTFYQLHTDALQYGLDRESLIIALGGGVVGDVAGFVAATYMRGIDFIQMPTTILAHDSSVGGKVAINHEQGKNMIGNFYSPSAVVFDVETLQTLDKKEIRSGYAELVKEALLADADFFNSILDSDLSTLTMLAMSDHINKGIAIKATIVESDEKEAGIRKYLNLGHTMGHALEALLGYGDRTHGEAVAIGLLFAMHVSEQYFKVKLPYKQLSKWLKDNNYPIELPAINTHHILNKMKLDKKTVDTNIQMILLSKIAKPEIVEVNDADLLIYLDSFINRLAN, encoded by the coding sequence ATGAAAGTCACTAAAGTGGTATCATCCTCTAATATATACAATGTTTACGTAGGTGAAAAACTCCGGAATGAGCTGGAACAGTTTTTACCTAAAAAATATACATCTGTATTCATTGTAACTGATGAAATAGTAGCAAATTATTATTTGGAAGATGTTAAAAGTAGTCTATCCAATTCAAATGTTATTTCGTCAGTAATTCCACATGGTGAAAAAACGAAAAACATTGATACGTTTTATCAGCTTCACACGGATGCATTGCAATATGGCCTGGATCGTGAATCACTTATTATTGCACTTGGCGGCGGTGTTGTTGGGGATGTGGCAGGCTTTGTTGCAGCAACTTATATGCGCGGGATTGATTTTATTCAGATGCCGACAACGATCCTTGCCCATGACAGCAGTGTCGGCGGAAAAGTCGCGATAAATCATGAACAGGGAAAGAACATGATTGGCAACTTTTATTCACCGTCCGCTGTTGTCTTTGATGTGGAAACACTTCAGACTTTAGACAAAAAGGAAATCAGGTCAGGTTATGCAGAACTTGTCAAGGAAGCATTGCTTGCAGATGCAGATTTTTTTAACAGTATATTGGATTCTGATTTGTCCACGCTTACTATGCTGGCAATGTCTGACCATATAAATAAGGGAATAGCAATAAAAGCAACAATCGTGGAGTCTGATGAAAAGGAAGCAGGAATACGAAAGTATCTTAATTTAGGACACACCATGGGCCATGCCTTGGAAGCATTATTAGGATATGGAGACCGAACACATGGGGAAGCAGTTGCAATTGGATTATTATTTGCCATGCATGTCAGCGAACAATACTTCAAAGTTAAGCTCCCATATAAACAACTTAGTAAATGGCTTAAAGACAACAACTACCCAATAGAGCTTCCAGCTATAAATACACATCATATACTAAATAAAATGAAATTGGATAAAAAGACAGTTGATACCAACATTCAGATGATTCTTCTATCGAAAATTGCAAAACCGGAAATCGTTGAAGTTAATGATGCAGATCTTTTAATTTATTTGGATTCATTTATTAATCGATTAGCAAATTGA
- the hisC gene encoding histidinol-phosphate transaminase has translation MDSKQILNELTPYKQGMQIKDVMEEYGLERIVKLASNENPFGYSKKLDDYFSKQFPSFDIYPDGYTAELRSALATKLKITENQLVFGSGTDEVVQMVARAFLYPGVNTVMPSPTFPQYKHNALVEGAAIKEVPTLNGYHDLQGMLDAIDEHTNVVWLCSPNNPTGSVIPRDKFMAFMEKCPERVLVVLDQAYYEYADKDMDLNAIDQLSNYENLLILRTFSKAYGLAGLRIGYGIANKELIEKLDVVRGPFNTSSFAQKAALIALNDDDFIADTASRNRSVKQSFETFLDSIGWHYYDSQTNFLLISTPVSGDEVFQYLLKNGFIVRSGEGIASPRTIRVTIGKEEDMKQLQELLHQFHLELTKGTLKS, from the coding sequence ATGGATAGTAAACAGATTTTGAATGAATTAACTCCATACAAACAAGGAATGCAAATTAAAGATGTAATGGAAGAATATGGGTTGGAGCGAATTGTGAAACTGGCATCAAATGAAAATCCATTTGGTTACTCAAAAAAGCTTGATGATTATTTTTCAAAACAATTTCCTTCGTTCGATATTTACCCGGATGGATATACCGCAGAATTAAGAAGTGCACTCGCAACCAAATTAAAAATTACTGAAAATCAGCTTGTTTTTGGGAGCGGGACAGATGAAGTTGTCCAAATGGTTGCTCGTGCTTTTCTATATCCGGGAGTTAATACAGTTATGCCTTCCCCAACATTTCCGCAATATAAGCATAATGCTTTAGTAGAAGGGGCTGCCATCAAAGAAGTTCCGACATTAAATGGATATCATGATTTACAGGGAATGCTTGATGCAATCGATGAGCATACCAATGTGGTTTGGCTATGCTCGCCTAACAATCCAACAGGAAGTGTTATACCACGGGATAAGTTTATGGCTTTTATGGAAAAGTGCCCTGAACGAGTCCTTGTAGTTTTGGACCAAGCTTACTATGAGTATGCTGACAAGGATATGGACTTGAATGCAATTGATCAGCTGTCAAATTATGAAAATTTATTGATTCTGCGCACATTTTCCAAAGCTTATGGGTTGGCTGGGTTACGCATCGGTTATGGTATAGCAAACAAAGAGCTGATTGAAAAGCTGGATGTTGTAAGAGGACCATTTAACACTTCTTCCTTTGCACAAAAAGCTGCACTAATTGCATTGAATGATGATGATTTTATTGCAGATACAGCATCCAGAAACAGATCTGTAAAACAATCATTTGAAACATTTCTTGACTCTATCGGATGGCATTACTACGACTCCCAAACAAATTTTCTGCTGATTTCGACTCCTGTCAGCGGGGATGAAGTGTTTCAATATTTATTAAAGAATGGATTTATCGTGCGCTCGGGTGAAGGAATTGCAAGTCCTAGGACGATTCGTGTAACAATAGGTAAAGAGGAAGACATGAAGCAATTGCAGGAATTATTGCATCAATTTCATTTGGAATTAACTAAGGGGACATTGAAATCGTGA
- a CDS encoding prephenate dehydrogenase, with the protein MKRTIFIIGLGLIGGSLARSIAKSNEKHIIGYDVDQHTLDFAHMNEIIDESSTDFTESAQQADIIILATPITETLFFIKKLNQIPFDHEVIVTDVSSVKKPIIDAANEISNEHITFIGGHPMAGSHKKGIQASKAHLFENAIYVLTPSETCSDTSISAIKEVLKATKSNFITLQASEHDEMTGVISHFPHLIASSLVHQAIKWGDTHTYIPKLAAGGFRDVTRIASSNPELWQDIFFHNRGKMSQLLQDWINEMTDIKQLIEQNSKSEIIKYLKQAKDYRDGLGTAKKGAIPSFFDLYVDIRDQTGAIASVANVLAEEDISITNIEILEIRQGITGVLRLTVSTKEAQQKSYQILHKVGYEVMLEK; encoded by the coding sequence GTGAAAAGAACAATTTTTATAATCGGATTAGGACTGATTGGGGGTTCATTAGCCAGAAGTATTGCTAAATCTAATGAAAAACATATAATTGGCTATGATGTGGACCAGCACACCCTTGATTTTGCACATATGAATGAAATCATTGATGAATCAAGCACAGATTTTACGGAATCAGCACAACAAGCCGACATTATTATTCTGGCAACACCAATAACCGAAACGCTTTTCTTTATTAAAAAGTTAAATCAAATCCCATTCGACCATGAAGTTATTGTAACTGATGTTTCATCCGTTAAGAAGCCAATTATCGATGCAGCTAATGAAATATCAAATGAACATATTACTTTTATTGGCGGACATCCAATGGCCGGGTCTCATAAAAAGGGTATACAGGCCTCAAAGGCACATTTGTTTGAAAATGCTATTTATGTACTTACTCCATCTGAAACTTGTTCGGACACTTCTATTAGTGCAATAAAAGAAGTACTGAAAGCGACAAAAAGTAATTTTATTACACTTCAGGCAAGTGAACACGATGAAATGACCGGGGTAATTTCCCATTTCCCTCATTTGATTGCATCTTCGCTTGTTCACCAGGCAATAAAATGGGGAGATACGCATACTTACATTCCGAAGCTTGCTGCCGGTGGCTTTCGGGACGTCACCAGAATTGCATCGAGTAATCCTGAACTGTGGCAGGATATTTTTTTCCACAATCGGGGGAAAATGTCCCAGTTACTTCAGGACTGGATAAATGAGATGACGGATATTAAACAATTAATTGAACAAAACAGTAAGTCCGAAATAATTAAATACCTTAAACAGGCGAAGGATTATCGTGATGGCCTGGGAACAGCGAAGAAAGGTGCCATACCGTCATTCTTTGATTTGTATGTGGACATCCGGGACCAGACCGGTGCAATTGCTTCCGTCGCTAATGTTTTAGCTGAAGAGGATATAAGCATTACGAACATAGAAATATTGGAAATTCGGCAAGGGATTACTGGTGTGCTACGATTAACTGTTTCAACAAAAGAGGCACAGCAGAAAAGTTATCAGATTTTACATAAAGTTGGCTATGAAGTAATGCTTGAAAAATAA
- the aroA gene encoding 3-phosphoshikimate 1-carboxyvinyltransferase, with amino-acid sequence MKNMKLTPSLRSLTGELTIPGDKSISHRAVILGSLAEGTTKITNFLNGEDCLRTVAAFRLLGVEIGEEGSTLHIHSNGYSKFNEPTEPIYFGNSGTTARLMLGVLAGLPFFTVAHGDASLTKRPMDRVVVPLKEMGASFNGRNNGNYLPLAINGGELKGMQYTIPVKSAQVKSALLFAGLFADGITEIIEPAATRNHSENMLEAFGANITRQGNQININNGQLKATDVHVPGDISSAAFFIAAAAIVPESNVTLINVGLNETRTGIIDVLTDMGASITISNKQTVSGETIGDITIKHQNLRGTVIEGDIIPRLIDELPIIALIATQAEGKTVIRDAAELRLKETDRIDAVAAGLTQLGANIEPTEDGMIIHGANQLNGGFVSSYNDHRIAMMHAVASLIANDDVTIDDVSSVAISYPNFFRDLESICN; translated from the coding sequence TTGAAAAATATGAAGTTAACACCAAGTTTGCGTTCCTTAACCGGGGAACTGACAATTCCCGGAGATAAGTCTATTTCACATAGGGCGGTTATCCTCGGCTCACTTGCTGAAGGAACGACAAAAATAACTAACTTTTTAAATGGCGAGGATTGTTTGCGAACTGTTGCCGCATTCAGATTATTGGGTGTAGAGATTGGAGAAGAGGGATCAACACTGCATATTCATAGTAATGGTTATTCGAAATTTAATGAACCGACTGAACCCATCTATTTTGGCAACTCGGGGACAACCGCCAGATTAATGCTTGGCGTGTTGGCAGGACTGCCTTTTTTCACTGTTGCACACGGCGATGCTTCGTTGACAAAACGCCCCATGGACAGGGTAGTCGTTCCTTTAAAAGAAATGGGAGCATCTTTCAATGGCCGCAATAATGGCAATTATTTACCGTTGGCTATTAATGGCGGGGAACTTAAAGGAATGCAGTACACAATTCCGGTGAAAAGTGCCCAGGTTAAATCTGCTTTATTATTTGCCGGGTTATTTGCTGATGGGATAACTGAAATTATTGAACCAGCCGCAACAAGGAATCATTCGGAAAATATGCTGGAAGCTTTCGGAGCAAATATAACCAGACAAGGAAATCAAATAAATATTAATAATGGGCAACTGAAGGCGACAGATGTTCACGTGCCAGGGGACATCTCTTCTGCAGCATTTTTCATTGCAGCTGCAGCAATCGTTCCGGAAAGTAATGTAACCTTAATTAATGTAGGACTCAATGAAACCCGAACCGGAATCATTGATGTGTTAACAGATATGGGAGCTTCCATTACTATTTCCAACAAGCAAACAGTCAGCGGTGAGACAATTGGTGATATTACAATCAAACATCAAAATCTAAGAGGAACTGTAATTGAAGGAGATATCATTCCACGTTTAATTGATGAGCTGCCAATTATTGCCTTAATTGCTACACAGGCTGAAGGCAAAACAGTTATTCGTGATGCTGCTGAACTGAGATTAAAAGAAACCGATCGCATTGATGCAGTAGCTGCCGGCCTTACCCAATTAGGTGCAAATATTGAACCAACAGAAGATGGAATGATAATACACGGTGCCAATCAGTTAAATGGTGGCTTTGTTTCTTCGTACAATGATCACCGAATTGCAATGATGCATGCGGTTGCCTCACTGATTGCAAATGATGATGTTACAATAGATGATGTTTCTTCAGTTGCCATCTCATATCCAAATTTTTTCCGTGACCTCGAGTCAATTTGTAATTAA
- a CDS encoding tetratricopeptide repeat protein, with protein sequence MDTEIMEAVHLMESKQAEKAISKLDKYLPKADDEEKYTIAELYIQWGFLKEAGEVLHELLQKYPNEGEIKIMLAEVYTELEKDEEAIELLNEIEEDDPAYVQTLIQLADLYQAQGLFEVAEQKLLTAKQYEPNEPIIDFALGELLFSTGSYRHAITYYEKILPVTNEIANVSINDRLAEAYAASGEYERALSIFQEIDSEDPDTLFKYGFTALHAGRTDIAIKAWEQVIELDKYYHSAYYQLAKAYEDEEMINEAYSTAKKGIEVDEFNKELYFFAGTLSHQLNEDTESEKWVREAIALDPDYKEAILFLIELFKNQNNHESIVELINEIKELGASDPLYEWELARAYNEIESYDNALKHYMEAYNSLNQDSDFLKEYGYFLTEEGRMDTAIPVFEEYLKLQPLDADVEDFVIRLKQTTEN encoded by the coding sequence GTGGACACCGAAATCATGGAAGCCGTTCATTTAATGGAAAGTAAACAAGCAGAAAAAGCAATTTCAAAATTAGATAAATATTTACCTAAAGCTGATGATGAAGAAAAATATACGATAGCTGAATTGTATATCCAATGGGGGTTCTTAAAAGAGGCTGGTGAGGTACTGCACGAATTACTGCAAAAGTATCCTAATGAAGGTGAAATCAAGATAATGCTTGCCGAGGTTTACACTGAGTTGGAGAAGGATGAAGAAGCTATTGAGTTATTGAATGAAATTGAAGAGGATGACCCGGCCTATGTCCAAACATTGATTCAATTAGCGGATTTATATCAGGCGCAGGGACTGTTTGAGGTTGCGGAACAAAAGCTGCTGACAGCCAAACAGTATGAACCAAATGAACCGATTATTGATTTTGCACTTGGAGAGCTGTTGTTTTCCACTGGTTCGTACAGACATGCCATCACATACTATGAAAAAATCTTGCCTGTAACGAATGAAATTGCAAATGTTTCAATAAATGACAGACTGGCAGAAGCATATGCGGCATCCGGGGAATACGAACGTGCTTTGAGTATTTTTCAGGAAATAGATAGCGAAGATCCGGATACATTATTTAAATACGGCTTCACTGCACTTCATGCTGGCCGCACAGATATTGCAATAAAAGCCTGGGAGCAGGTAATCGAACTTGACAAGTATTATCATTCTGCCTACTATCAGTTGGCCAAGGCGTATGAGGATGAAGAAATGATAAACGAAGCTTATAGTACCGCCAAAAAAGGTATAGAAGTTGACGAATTTAATAAGGAGCTTTACTTTTTTGCCGGAACGCTTTCACATCAGCTGAATGAAGATACTGAAAGTGAAAAATGGGTGCGTGAGGCAATCGCGCTTGACCCTGACTATAAAGAAGCAATTTTATTTTTAATTGAGCTGTTTAAAAATCAAAATAACCATGAAAGCATTGTTGAATTAATTAATGAGATCAAAGAGTTAGGTGCGAGTGATCCACTGTATGAATGGGAGCTTGCACGCGCATATAATGAAATCGAATCATATGATAATGCATTAAAACACTATATGGAAGCATATAATAGCCTAAACCAGGATAGTGATTTCCTTAAAGAATATGGATATTTTCTAACTGAAGAAGGGAGGATGGACACAGCAATTCCTGTATTTGAAGAATATTTGAAGCTTCAGCCATTAGATGCCGACGTTGAGGATTTTGTTATACGGTTAAAGCAGACAACAGAAAATTAA
- a CDS encoding ReoY family proteolytic degradation factor: protein MQTPISVQDKKSFIKWFLNNYQLKKRESVWILNYLVNHKKILSNVHFVREAKFCPRGIVITSHCSEEVPFRFYKNQLVTTDAEKSFHDIRMNQHEPLYIQLNFKNANQNIYYAAVLVENPFIPDEYFITQKDQELAKQLLDKMIYEYHRNILQEKIDLALDERDRQAFQKLAKELHKLEYRQSYQPNS from the coding sequence ATGCAAACTCCTATTTCCGTACAGGATAAAAAAAGCTTTATTAAATGGTTTTTAAACAATTATCAATTAAAAAAGCGTGAAAGTGTCTGGATTTTAAATTACTTGGTCAATCACAAAAAGATATTATCAAACGTCCATTTTGTCCGCGAAGCAAAATTTTGTCCAAGAGGAATCGTTATAACAAGTCATTGTTCTGAAGAGGTTCCTTTTCGTTTTTATAAAAATCAATTGGTAACTACTGATGCAGAAAAGTCATTTCATGATATCCGTATGAATCAGCATGAACCGTTATATATTCAATTGAATTTTAAAAATGCTAACCAGAATATCTATTATGCAGCGGTTTTAGTTGAAAATCCATTTATTCCGGATGAGTATTTCATCACACAAAAGGATCAGGAACTGGCGAAGCAGCTTTTGGATAAAATGATTTATGAGTACCATAGAAATATATTGCAGGAAAAAATAGACCTTGCCTTGGATGAAAGGGACCGACAAGCCTTTCAAAAACTTGCGAAAGAATTACATAAACTTGAATATAGGCAATCGTATCAACCTAACAGCTGA